A part of Quatrionicoccus australiensis genomic DNA contains:
- a CDS encoding heavy-metal-associated domain-containing protein: MMETTQIKIGGMSCQGCVKNIGGVLGALAGVASAEVSLEAAAATVVFDPQVVSRAALLDAIEDAGFDAE; encoded by the coding sequence ATGATGGAAACTACGCAGATCAAGATCGGTGGCATGAGCTGCCAGGGTTGTGTCAAGAATATTGGTGGCGTGCTGGGCGCGCTGGCCGGTGTCGCTTCCGCCGAAGTGTCGCTGGAGGCCGCAGCGGCGACGGTGGTCTTCGATCCGCAGGTGGTCAGCCGTGCCGCGCTGCTCGATGCGATTGAAGATGCCGGCTTCGACGCCGAGTAA
- the hemN gene encoding oxygen-independent coproporphyrinogen III oxidase, producing the protein MNFATENLVFDPQIIRRFDVNGPRYTSYPTADRFVEAFDSDAAKLWLGKRNIGAISRPLSLYFHIPFCNTICYYCACNKIITKDHARSGKYLKYLAKELDMQAACLEGRDGEHEVIQLHWGGGTPTFLSHDEMRQLMGETKKHFKLLEGGEYSIEVDPRKVDTATVALLGELGFNRMSVGVQDFDEKVQVAVNRVQSEEETYNVIRDARANGFKSISIDLIYGLPHQSVMGFNRTLERVLAMDPERLSIYNYAHMPSLFKPQRRINDADLPSADTKLQILALAIKKLTEAGYVYIGMDHFAKPDDELAVAQRQGRLHRNFQGYSTYADCDMLSFGISSISKVGPTYSQNVKTAEEYYDRLDADLLPVFRGIELTADDILRRSIIQALMCHFELSIESIESSHLIDFHKYFADEIEEMREMERGGLLKIERDWITVLPPGRMLVRVISMVFDRYLRADRQRKRYSKVI; encoded by the coding sequence ATGAATTTCGCAACTGAAAACCTCGTCTTCGATCCTCAGATCATTCGCCGCTTCGATGTGAACGGCCCCCGCTATACATCGTACCCGACAGCGGACCGATTCGTTGAGGCTTTCGATTCGGACGCAGCCAAACTGTGGCTGGGCAAACGCAACATCGGCGCAATCAGCCGACCCTTGTCATTATACTTCCACATCCCTTTCTGCAACACCATCTGTTACTACTGCGCCTGCAACAAGATCATCACCAAGGATCATGCGCGTAGCGGCAAGTACCTCAAGTACCTGGCCAAGGAGCTGGACATGCAGGCTGCCTGCCTGGAAGGCCGTGATGGTGAGCACGAGGTCATCCAGCTGCATTGGGGTGGTGGTACGCCGACCTTCCTGTCGCACGACGAGATGCGCCAGTTGATGGGGGAAACGAAGAAGCATTTCAAGCTGCTTGAAGGCGGCGAATATTCGATTGAAGTCGATCCGCGCAAGGTCGATACGGCAACCGTTGCATTGCTTGGCGAACTTGGTTTCAACCGGATGAGTGTCGGTGTCCAGGACTTCGACGAGAAGGTCCAGGTTGCGGTGAATCGCGTCCAGAGCGAAGAAGAAACCTACAACGTGATCCGCGATGCGCGTGCCAACGGTTTCAAGTCGATTTCGATCGACCTGATCTACGGTTTGCCGCACCAGTCGGTGATGGGTTTCAACCGGACCCTGGAACGTGTTCTGGCGATGGATCCGGAACGCCTGTCGATCTACAACTATGCGCACATGCCCAGCCTGTTCAAGCCGCAGCGCCGGATCAACGACGCCGACCTGCCGTCGGCCGATACCAAGCTGCAGATCCTGGCGCTGGCGATCAAGAAGCTGACCGAAGCCGGTTATGTCTATATCGGCATGGATCACTTCGCCAAGCCGGACGACGAACTCGCGGTGGCCCAGCGCCAAGGTCGCCTGCACCGGAACTTCCAGGGCTATTCGACCTACGCCGATTGCGACATGCTGTCTTTCGGTATTTCGTCGATCAGCAAGGTCGGGCCGACCTACAGCCAGAACGTCAAGACGGCGGAAGAGTATTACGACCGCCTCGATGCCGATCTGCTGCCGGTCTTCCGCGGCATTGAGCTGACCGCTGACGACATCCTGCGCCGTTCGATCATCCAGGCCCTGATGTGTCATTTCGAACTGTCCATCGAGTCGATCGAAAGCTCGCACCTGATTGATTTCCACAAGTACTTTGCCGACGAGATCGAGGAAATGCGCGAGATGGAGCGCGGTGGCCTGCTCAAGATCGAGCGCGACTGGATTACCGTTCTGCCGCCGGGGCGCATGCTGGTGCGTGTCATTTCCATGGTCTTCGACCGCTATCTGCGTGCCGATCGGCAGCGCAAGCGCTACTCGAAAGTGATCTGA
- a CDS encoding putative bifunctional diguanylate cyclase/phosphodiesterase — protein MTEDTAANLLAEQEAHFLATMDAAQVGIFVVQDRLFKYVNPCFLRLFGFTAEELVDRKGPLDLIIPEQHPFVLDQMQLRAAGVSGHNYELTAVHQDGSTFPVQILGSPSSYGGRPASVGTLLDLSAQKAAERRIRELADFDPLTGLPNRRLLRDRFAQLLAAAERDEGEIALIFLDLDHFKRINDSLGHSVGDDLLCEVSGRLSAAVRRIDTLARLGGDEFIFALPGIHAAAAAEVARRLLDVCVTPFVVGGHELTITPSLGISIYPQDGKDLETLLKNADAAMYRAKEVGRNTFQFYASEMNTATLERLLMESNLRRALNQNEFVLYYQPLVNLQSGLIIGVEALIRWKHPDLGMIMPDRFIHVAEETGLINPIGDWVLCEACRQAQAWCEAGLPPITMAVNVAPVQFRQAGFVAVVAGALATSGLEAGRLELEVTERTVMYEADINLGTLSALHRMGVELSLDDFGTGYSSLAYLKRFPVGKLKIDRSFINDLEVDSDDRAIASTIVSMGRNLRLTVLAEGVENAEQLALLRQMGCDMAQGFHFSRALPADAIAGLLAEQPFLNKEA, from the coding sequence GTGACGGAAGATACTGCTGCCAATCTTCTGGCTGAGCAGGAAGCCCACTTCCTGGCGACCATGGACGCTGCACAGGTCGGCATCTTTGTTGTGCAGGACCGCCTGTTCAAATACGTCAATCCCTGTTTCCTGCGCCTGTTCGGTTTTACGGCCGAAGAGCTGGTCGACCGCAAGGGGCCGCTCGACCTGATCATTCCCGAGCAGCACCCCTTCGTTCTCGACCAGATGCAGCTGCGTGCCGCGGGCGTCAGCGGCCACAATTACGAGCTGACGGCCGTGCATCAGGATGGCTCGACCTTTCCTGTGCAGATCCTTGGTTCGCCATCGTCTTATGGCGGACGGCCGGCTTCGGTCGGTACCCTGCTCGATCTCTCGGCGCAGAAAGCGGCCGAGCGCAGAATCCGCGAATTGGCCGATTTTGATCCGTTGACCGGTCTGCCCAACCGGCGTCTGCTGCGCGACCGCTTTGCCCAGTTGCTGGCTGCCGCCGAGCGCGACGAGGGTGAAATCGCGCTGATCTTTCTCGATCTCGACCATTTCAAGCGGATCAACGACTCGCTCGGCCACAGTGTCGGCGACGACTTGTTGTGCGAGGTTTCCGGACGCCTGTCGGCGGCCGTGCGGCGCATCGATACGCTGGCCCGCCTCGGGGGCGACGAATTCATTTTCGCCCTGCCCGGCATCCACGCGGCGGCCGCGGCCGAGGTTGCACGGCGTCTGCTCGATGTCTGCGTGACGCCTTTCGTGGTCGGCGGGCATGAGCTGACCATCACCCCGTCACTCGGCATCAGCATCTATCCGCAGGACGGCAAGGATCTCGAGACCCTGCTCAAGAATGCCGATGCGGCGATGTACCGGGCCAAGGAAGTCGGGCGCAATACCTTCCAGTTCTACGCCAGCGAGATGAATACGGCGACGCTGGAACGCCTGCTGATGGAAAGCAACCTGCGGCGTGCGCTGAACCAGAACGAGTTCGTGCTCTATTACCAGCCCCTGGTCAATCTGCAGAGCGGCCTGATCATCGGCGTCGAGGCGCTGATTCGCTGGAAGCATCCGGATCTCGGCATGATCATGCCGGATCGTTTCATCCACGTCGCCGAAGAGACCGGCCTGATCAATCCGATTGGCGACTGGGTGCTGTGCGAAGCCTGTCGCCAGGCGCAGGCCTGGTGCGAAGCGGGCTTGCCGCCGATCACCATGGCGGTGAACGTGGCGCCCGTGCAGTTCCGCCAGGCCGGCTTTGTCGCCGTCGTCGCCGGCGCGCTCGCCACCTCCGGCCTGGAGGCAGGGCGGCTTGAGCTGGAAGTCACCGAACGTACCGTGATGTACGAGGCCGACATCAATCTCGGCACGCTTTCGGCGCTGCACCGGATGGGCGTCGAGTTGTCGCTCGATGACTTCGGTACCGGTTATTCTTCGCTCGCCTACCTGAAGCGCTTCCCGGTCGGTAAACTGAAAATCGACCGCTCTTTCATCAATGATCTGGAAGTCGATTCGGATGACCGGGCGATTGCCTCGACCATCGTCAGCATGGGGCGCAACCTGCGCCTGACCGTGCTTGCCGAAGGGGTGGAAAATGCCGAGCAGCTTGCCCTGTTGCGCCAGATGGGTTGCGACATGGCGCAGGGTTTTCATTTCAGCCGTGCCTTGCCGGCCGATGCGATCGCCGGCCTGCTCGCCGAACAACCATTTTTGAACAAGGAAGCATGA
- a CDS encoding universal stress protein — MTIKILLPVDGSACSLRAVDHLLAHAAWFAEVPEVHLLHVHPPIPIGRVQAHIGKDTLHGYYLEEGQASLLEAQKKLDAAGRFHTTHIHVGQPAEVIAHVATELACDLIIMGTHGQSALAGVLTGSVAARVLHLAPCPVLLVK; from the coding sequence ATGACAATTAAAATTCTTCTGCCGGTTGATGGTTCGGCCTGTTCGCTGCGCGCGGTCGATCATCTGCTGGCCCACGCCGCCTGGTTTGCCGAGGTGCCCGAGGTGCATTTGCTGCATGTGCATCCGCCGATTCCGATCGGCCGTGTGCAGGCCCATATCGGCAAGGACACCCTGCATGGCTATTACCTCGAAGAAGGGCAGGCCAGCCTGCTCGAAGCGCAAAAGAAGCTGGATGCGGCCGGGCGTTTTCATACCACCCACATCCACGTCGGGCAGCCGGCTGAAGTGATTGCCCACGTTGCCACTGAACTGGCCTGTGACCTGATCATCATGGGGACGCATGGGCAAAGTGCGCTGGCTGGCGTGTTGACCGGTTCGGTTGCGGCGCGCGTCCTGCATCTGGCGCCTTGTCCGGTCTTGCTGGTCAAATGA
- the selD gene encoding selenide, water dikinase SelD, with protein MPESEIKLTRLSHGGGCGCKIAPDVLQRILANTTPGIIPAQLLVGTETSDDAAVYQINGQQAIVATTDFFMPIVDDPHDFGRIAATNAISDVYAMGGTPLFALALVGMPVKVLPEETIGRILEGGAAVCRAAGIPIAGGHTIDSVEPIYGLVVIGLVNPAHLKRNSTARPGDKLILGKALGVGVYSAALKKDGLSDSEYESMLESTTQLNTPGPVLACLDGVHAVTDVTGFGLLGHLMEVCKGSGLHAGLNFADVPLLPKAMEFAQQGNITGASGRNWTSYGAGVQLAAHLGDAERALLTDPQTSGGLLVACTPDTVTEVLSIFLQQGFSHVSVIGELGEGEPGITVA; from the coding sequence GTGCCAGAATCCGAAATCAAACTCACCCGGCTGTCGCACGGCGGCGGTTGCGGCTGCAAGATTGCGCCGGACGTGCTGCAACGGATACTGGCCAACACCACGCCGGGCATCATCCCGGCGCAACTGCTGGTCGGCACCGAAACCAGCGACGACGCCGCGGTCTATCAGATCAACGGTCAACAGGCGATTGTCGCGACCACCGATTTCTTCATGCCGATTGTCGATGATCCGCATGACTTCGGACGGATTGCCGCGACCAACGCGATTTCCGACGTCTATGCCATGGGTGGCACGCCGCTCTTCGCGCTCGCCCTGGTCGGCATGCCGGTCAAGGTGTTGCCGGAAGAAACGATAGGTCGCATTCTCGAAGGCGGGGCGGCGGTCTGCCGCGCGGCGGGCATTCCGATTGCCGGCGGTCACACCATCGATTCGGTCGAGCCGATTTACGGCCTGGTTGTCATCGGCCTGGTCAATCCCGCACATCTCAAGCGCAATTCAACGGCCCGGCCGGGCGACAAGCTGATCCTCGGCAAGGCGCTCGGGGTCGGCGTGTACAGCGCGGCGCTGAAAAAGGACGGGCTTTCCGACAGCGAGTATGAGTCCATGCTCGAAAGCACCACCCAGCTCAATACGCCGGGACCGGTGCTGGCTTGTCTTGATGGCGTGCATGCCGTGACCGATGTCACCGGCTTCGGCCTGCTCGGGCACTTGATGGAAGTCTGCAAGGGAAGCGGCCTGCATGCCGGACTGAATTTTGCCGATGTGCCCTTGTTGCCCAAGGCCATGGAGTTTGCGCAACAGGGCAATATCACCGGCGCTTCCGGGCGCAACTGGACGAGCTATGGGGCCGGTGTCCAATTGGCGGCGCATCTGGGCGATGCCGAGCGTGCCTTGCTGACCGATCCGCAGACCTCGGGCGGCCTGCTCGTTGCCTGTACGCCGGACACGGTGACCGAAGTGCTGTCGATCTTCCTGCAACAAGGCTTCAGCCATGTTTCGGTGATCGGCGAGCTGGGTGAGGGTGAGCCGGGAATTACGGTCGCCTGA
- a CDS encoding TonB-dependent receptor: protein MLLRIHPLAAAMALAFSSAAFSQTAPDTANPDQVMDNVLVRASRTDGIDAQSGSVSNEQVRAQRPATSDTATLLKDIPGVSLNSAGGVSSLPAIHGLADDRLRIKVDGMDLISACANHMNSPLSYIDPSNVEQIKVYTGITPVSVGGDSIGGSIIVKSREPRFARAGEGLLTSGELGTFYRSNGNAWGVNAAATIANENLSISYNGSTAESGNYSSAKDFKPDGMTTVGKPNLARNEVGSSAYKTENHALGFALRHENHLLDLRLGYQYIPYQGYPNQRMDMTENRSTQINLRYTGLFDWGKLETRVYNEETRHKMDFGDDKRFLYPNGAEGMPMDTRGNNTGLQVKADIALAGKDLLRVGGELQRYRLDDWWEPSGTGGMAPNTFWNINSGQRDRFDVFGEWEANWTTQWKTQIGARSSTVRMDTGEVQGYNTTMAAYLAESTAFNQADRKRTDNNFDLSLLARYTANDNQSFEGGYSRKTRSPNLYERYSWSTGGMAMRMVNMAGDGNGYVGNLELKPEVAHTLSLTADWHDAGKQEWGVKITPFYTYVENYIDAELCTTANCNAANATAGFRYLRFVNQDARLFGVDISGYFPLAKTRDYGDFTLRGLIGYVDGKNRETGDNLYNVMPLNAKLAIDQRKGNWSNTIEGQLVGAKDRVSEVRNELKTGSYALLNLRSSYQWNNIRFDIGLENALNKQYSLALGGAYVGQGSTMMGTNATTPYGIAVPGMGRSLYVGMNVKF, encoded by the coding sequence ATGCTCTTGCGCATCCATCCATTAGCCGCCGCCATGGCGCTCGCCTTTTCATCGGCTGCCTTCAGCCAGACTGCACCCGATACCGCCAATCCGGACCAGGTCATGGACAATGTTCTGGTACGCGCCAGCCGCACTGACGGCATCGATGCGCAATCCGGCTCGGTCAGCAATGAACAGGTTCGCGCCCAGCGTCCGGCGACCAGCGATACCGCGACCCTGCTCAAGGACATCCCCGGCGTCAGCCTGAACAGTGCCGGCGGCGTTTCCAGCCTGCCCGCCATCCACGGCCTGGCCGACGACCGCCTGCGCATCAAGGTGGACGGCATGGACCTGATCTCGGCCTGCGCCAATCACATGAACTCGCCGCTCTCCTACATCGACCCGAGCAATGTAGAACAGATCAAGGTATATACCGGCATCACCCCGGTCAGCGTCGGTGGCGACAGCATCGGTGGCAGCATCATCGTCAAGTCGCGCGAACCGCGCTTCGCCAGGGCCGGCGAAGGCCTGCTGACAAGCGGCGAACTCGGGACTTTCTATCGCTCGAACGGCAATGCCTGGGGCGTCAATGCCGCGGCGACGATTGCCAACGAGAACCTGAGCATCAGTTACAACGGCTCGACTGCCGAGTCCGGCAACTACAGCTCGGCCAAGGATTTCAAGCCGGATGGCATGACCACGGTCGGCAAACCCAACCTGGCCCGCAACGAAGTCGGTTCCTCGGCCTACAAGACCGAGAACCATGCGCTCGGCTTTGCCCTGCGTCACGAAAACCACCTGCTTGATCTCCGCCTCGGTTACCAATACATCCCCTACCAGGGCTATCCCAACCAGCGCATGGACATGACCGAGAATCGCAGCACCCAGATCAACCTGCGCTACACCGGCCTGTTTGACTGGGGCAAGCTCGAAACCCGCGTCTACAACGAGGAAACCCGCCACAAGATGGACTTTGGCGACGACAAACGCTTCCTTTACCCGAATGGGGCCGAAGGCATGCCGATGGACACCCGCGGCAACAATACCGGCCTCCAGGTCAAGGCCGACATCGCCCTCGCCGGCAAGGACTTGTTGCGGGTTGGCGGCGAGTTGCAGCGCTACCGCCTCGACGACTGGTGGGAACCGTCCGGCACCGGCGGCATGGCACCGAACACCTTCTGGAACATCAACAGCGGTCAACGTGACCGGTTTGACGTTTTTGGCGAATGGGAAGCCAACTGGACAACCCAGTGGAAAACCCAGATCGGCGCACGCAGCAGCACCGTGCGCATGGATACCGGCGAAGTCCAAGGCTACAACACCACGATGGCGGCTTACCTGGCCGAATCGACCGCATTCAACCAGGCCGACCGCAAACGCACCGACAACAATTTCGACCTCAGCCTGCTCGCCCGCTACACGGCAAATGACAATCAGAGCTTCGAAGGCGGCTACTCCCGCAAGACCCGCTCGCCCAATCTTTACGAGCGCTACAGCTGGTCGACCGGCGGCATGGCGATGCGCATGGTCAACATGGCCGGCGACGGCAACGGCTATGTCGGCAACCTCGAACTCAAGCCGGAAGTCGCGCACACCCTCAGCCTGACTGCCGACTGGCACGATGCCGGCAAACAGGAGTGGGGCGTCAAGATCACGCCGTTCTACACCTATGTCGAAAACTACATCGATGCCGAGTTGTGCACCACCGCCAACTGCAACGCTGCGAACGCGACGGCCGGCTTCCGTTATCTGCGCTTCGTGAACCAGGATGCCCGCCTGTTCGGGGTCGACATCTCGGGCTACTTCCCGCTCGCCAAAACCCGCGACTACGGCGACTTCACGCTGCGCGGCCTGATCGGCTACGTCGATGGCAAGAACCGCGAAACCGGCGACAACCTCTACAACGTCATGCCGCTCAACGCCAAGCTGGCGATCGACCAGCGCAAGGGCAACTGGAGCAATACGATCGAAGGCCAGCTGGTCGGCGCCAAGGATCGCGTCTCGGAAGTCCGCAACGAGCTCAAGACGGGCAGCTACGCCTTGCTCAACCTGCGCAGCAGCTACCAGTGGAACAACATCCGCTTCGACATCGGTCTGGAAAATGCGCTGAACAAGCAATACTCGCTGGCACTGGGCGGCGCCTACGTCGGCCAGGGTTCGACCATGATGGGCACCAATGCGACGACGCCCTACGGCATTGCCGTCCCCGGCATGGGCCGCTCGCTCTACGTCGGAATGAACGTCAAGTTCTGA
- a CDS encoding heavy metal translocating P-type ATPase has protein sequence MNEPESGRVVEFSIGGMTCAACSARLEKVLNRQPGMQANVNLAAERARIRLAGAADEAAVVAAVAKAGFSAALVDGQTRAREKAEKQRVYRHEIRQFQIAVALSLPLVGQMFFMFGEHGQHNELPRWLQFLLATPVQFWIGWRFYAGAFKALRGGGANMDVLVALGTSMAWGFSAVVTLFGLDQHVYFEGGAAVITLVLLGKLLEARAKAHTSEAIEALIRLQPKTARVERDGQWVEMPVDALMPGDIFMVRPGESVPVDGEVVDGDSSVNEAMLTGESMPVGKSTGDRVFAATANGQGALRCRATGVGEQTLLAGIIRLVGEAQGSKAPVQRLADRISAIFVPVVCSIALLTFAGWWWYSADFAEALVNAVAVLVIACPCALGLATPTAIMVGTGQGARAGILVRNAEALERAERITVLALDKTGTLTLGEPQVVDLQVMQGSEAEVLRLAAALEQGSEHPLARAILARCQAVDLPQCVDFKAHPGFGVSGSVDGQILRLGAPAWFGIADDARIQHLQQSGKTVVAMFGGEQLLAIFAIADALRPTSQAAVRRLRERGIRVVMLTGDNIVTASAIAAEAGIAEFRAGILPGEKAAALAELKAGGALVAMVGDGINDAPALAAADVSFAIGAGSDAAIEAADLTLIRSDLNGVADAISLSAATLGKIRQNLFFAFIYNVAGIPLAALGFLNPVVAGAAMAMSSVSVVSNSLLLKRWRPGK, from the coding sequence ATGAACGAACCGGAGAGTGGGCGGGTCGTCGAGTTTTCGATTGGCGGCATGACCTGTGCCGCCTGTTCGGCGCGCCTGGAAAAGGTACTCAATCGCCAGCCTGGCATGCAGGCCAACGTCAATCTGGCGGCTGAAAGAGCGCGCATTCGTCTGGCCGGAGCGGCCGACGAAGCGGCGGTGGTCGCTGCAGTGGCGAAGGCGGGCTTTTCTGCGGCACTTGTCGATGGGCAGACCCGGGCACGGGAAAAAGCCGAAAAACAGCGTGTCTACCGCCACGAAATCCGCCAGTTCCAGATTGCCGTTGCCTTGAGTCTGCCCTTGGTCGGGCAGATGTTCTTCATGTTCGGCGAACACGGTCAGCACAATGAATTGCCGCGCTGGCTGCAGTTCCTGCTGGCGACGCCGGTCCAGTTCTGGATCGGTTGGCGTTTCTACGCCGGCGCTTTCAAGGCCCTGCGTGGCGGCGGGGCCAACATGGATGTGCTGGTCGCGCTCGGCACCAGCATGGCCTGGGGCTTTTCCGCCGTGGTCACGCTGTTCGGTCTTGATCAGCACGTCTATTTCGAGGGCGGCGCGGCGGTCATCACCCTGGTCCTGCTTGGCAAGTTGCTTGAGGCGCGGGCCAAGGCGCATACCTCGGAGGCGATCGAGGCGCTGATCCGCCTGCAGCCGAAAACGGCGCGCGTCGAGCGCGACGGGCAATGGGTCGAAATGCCGGTCGATGCGCTGATGCCGGGCGATATCTTCATGGTACGACCGGGCGAGAGCGTGCCGGTCGATGGCGAAGTGGTGGATGGCGATTCCAGCGTCAATGAAGCCATGCTCACCGGCGAAAGCATGCCGGTCGGCAAGTCGACCGGTGACCGCGTCTTCGCGGCGACGGCGAACGGCCAGGGCGCCTTGCGCTGCCGGGCGACCGGGGTTGGCGAGCAGACCCTGCTCGCCGGCATCATCCGGCTGGTCGGCGAGGCACAGGGGTCGAAAGCGCCGGTGCAGCGTCTGGCCGACCGGATTTCGGCGATCTTTGTGCCGGTGGTGTGTTCGATTGCATTGCTGACTTTTGCCGGCTGGTGGTGGTATTCGGCCGATTTTGCCGAAGCGCTGGTCAACGCCGTGGCGGTGCTGGTCATTGCCTGTCCCTGTGCGCTCGGGCTGGCGACGCCGACCGCGATCATGGTCGGTACCGGGCAGGGGGCGCGGGCCGGCATTCTGGTCCGGAACGCCGAAGCGCTCGAGCGTGCCGAACGGATCACGGTGCTGGCGCTCGACAAGACCGGCACGCTGACCCTGGGCGAGCCGCAGGTGGTTGATCTGCAGGTCATGCAGGGCAGCGAGGCGGAAGTGCTGCGCCTGGCCGCGGCGCTTGAGCAGGGTTCCGAGCATCCGCTGGCACGGGCGATCCTGGCGCGCTGCCAGGCGGTCGACTTGCCACAATGTGTCGATTTCAAGGCGCATCCGGGTTTTGGCGTCAGTGGCAGCGTAGACGGCCAGATCCTGCGTCTGGGGGCGCCAGCCTGGTTCGGGATTGCTGACGATGCCCGGATTCAGCATCTGCAACAATCCGGCAAGACAGTCGTGGCCATGTTTGGCGGCGAACAGTTGCTGGCGATCTTTGCCATTGCCGATGCCTTGCGCCCGACTTCTCAGGCGGCGGTGCGTCGCTTGCGTGAACGCGGTATCCGGGTGGTGATGCTGACGGGCGATAATATTGTTACAGCATCTGCCATTGCAGCCGAAGCCGGGATTGCCGAATTCCGGGCCGGCATCCTGCCCGGCGAGAAAGCCGCGGCGCTGGCCGAGTTGAAGGCTGGCGGCGCACTGGTGGCGATGGTCGGTGACGGCATCAACGACGCGCCGGCGCTGGCCGCTGCCGATGTCAGCTTCGCGATTGGTGCCGGTTCCGATGCGGCGATCGAGGCGGCCGACCTGACATTGATTCGCAGCGACCTGAACGGCGTCGCTGATGCCATCTCTCTTTCTGCTGCGACGCTGGGCAAAATCCGGCAAAACCTTTTCTTCGCATTCATCTACAATGTGGCGGGAATTCCACTGGCTGCACTGGGATTTCTCAATCCGGTCGTAGCAGGGGCTGCGATGGCGATGAGTTCGGTATCCGTGGTGTCGAACTCGCTGCTGTTGAAACGCTGGCGGCCGGGAAAATAA
- the fnr gene encoding fumarate/nitrate reduction transcriptional regulator Fnr has product MPQNTAIQEISLSVIKTACSNCNLRELCLPFGLSLDELERLDDLISTRRRIKRGDHLYRAGEAFDSIYAIRSGFFKTDVLLEDGRDQVTGFQMAGELLGLDGISTEFHTCNAIALEDSEICSIPFSRLETLSREIHNLQHHFHKVMSREIVRDHGVMMLLGTMRAEERLAAFLLNLSQRFTARGFSHAEFYLRMTREEIGSYLGLKLETVSRAFSRFQEEGYIAVQQKHIRILDVNGLKALMNHQR; this is encoded by the coding sequence ATGCCCCAAAACACGGCCATTCAGGAAATTTCCCTCTCCGTCATCAAGACGGCATGTTCGAACTGCAACTTGCGCGAACTATGCCTCCCGTTCGGGCTCAGTCTTGATGAACTCGAGCGCCTCGACGATCTCATTTCGACCCGGCGCCGGATCAAGCGCGGCGACCACCTTTATCGTGCCGGCGAGGCCTTCGACTCGATCTACGCGATCCGCAGCGGCTTTTTCAAGACCGATGTGCTGCTCGAGGATGGTCGCGACCAGGTAACCGGCTTCCAGATGGCCGGCGAACTGCTTGGTCTGGATGGCATCAGCACCGAATTTCACACCTGCAACGCAATCGCTCTCGAAGACAGCGAAATCTGCTCGATCCCCTTCTCCCGCCTGGAAACCCTGTCGCGCGAAATCCACAATCTGCAGCACCATTTCCACAAGGTGATGAGCCGCGAAATCGTGCGCGACCACGGCGTCATGATGCTGCTCGGCACGATGCGCGCCGAAGAACGCCTTGCTGCCTTCCTGCTCAACCTGTCGCAGCGTTTCACGGCCCGTGGCTTCTCGCATGCCGAGTTCTACCTGCGCATGACGCGCGAGGAAATCGGCAGCTATCTCGGCCTCAAGCTGGAAACCGTATCGCGCGCCTTCTCGCGCTTCCAGGAAGAAGGCTACATCGCCGTGCAGCAGAAACACATCCGCATACTTGATGTAAATGGCCTCAAGGCCCTGATGAATCACCAGCGCTGA
- a CDS encoding sulfite exporter TauE/SafE family protein, whose amino-acid sequence MPDSGFLALFLVGLLGGTHCVGMCGGIVGALSMGAPARWSMHLAYNAGRILSYVIAGAVAGALGAASLGLEGQVPIRLVLYFLANLMLVALGFYLLGVTSTLAFTERFGQHLWRLLQPLTRRFLPARSVQQAFPLGLLWGWLPCGLVYSALASALTAGSAGRGALLMLAFGLGTLPNLLLAGIVLARLNEFVRRPAVRLFSGLLVLGFGLYGLLGLMRLLHWI is encoded by the coding sequence ATGCCTGATTCCGGCTTTCTCGCATTGTTCCTGGTCGGCCTGCTTGGCGGCACGCACTGTGTCGGCATGTGTGGCGGCATTGTCGGCGCCCTGTCGATGGGCGCGCCGGCGCGTTGGTCGATGCACCTTGCCTATAACGCCGGGCGCATCCTCTCCTATGTCATCGCCGGTGCCGTTGCCGGTGCGCTCGGTGCAGCCAGTCTGGGCCTCGAGGGCCAGGTGCCGATCCGCCTGGTGCTCTATTTTCTTGCCAACCTGATGCTGGTTGCACTCGGCTTTTATCTGCTGGGGGTGACCAGTACCCTGGCCTTTACCGAACGTTTCGGTCAGCACCTGTGGCGTTTGCTGCAGCCCCTGACGCGTCGTTTTCTGCCGGCGCGCAGTGTGCAGCAGGCTTTCCCGCTTGGTTTGCTGTGGGGCTGGTTGCCCTGTGGTCTGGTCTATAGCGCCCTGGCCAGTGCCCTGACGGCCGGCTCGGCCGGGCGCGGTGCCTTGCTGATGCTGGCTTTCGGTCTGGGAACCTTGCCAAATCTGCTGCTCGCAGGCATCGTGCTGGCAAGGCTGAACGAGTTTGTTCGCCGGCCTGCGGTCCGCCTGTTTTCCGGGCTGCTGGTTCTGGGTTTCGGTCTGTATGGCTTGCTTGGCCTGATGCGCTTGCTGCACTGGATTTAG